GCCCGCTTCATCGCCGGCTACGACCCGGCCCGCGCCCGCGATCTCGTCCTCATCGACCGGCGGACCATTCGCCATTTCATGGGCTACCTGCTGGAGCGGGGGCTCAGCGCACGCTCAGTGGCCCGCAAACTGGCCACCCTCAAATCGTTCTTCAGGTATCTTGTGCTGGCTGAGGTGCTCCCCGCCAGCCCCACCGCCGATATCGTCACGCCGCGCTACAACCGCTATGTGCCCGAATTTCTCACCGAGGGCCAGGCCCGGGAACTCATGACCCTCCCGCCCGATGACACCCTGCTGGGCCTGCGGGACCGCGCCATCCTGGAAACCTTTTACGCCACCGGCCTGCGGCTGGCGGAACTCACCGGCCTGCAGGTGGGGGCCGTCTCCTTTACGCGCCAGACCATGCGCGTCACGGGCAAGGGCGACCGCGAGCGGGTGGTCCCCTTCGGCGAACCGGCGGGCCGCGCGCTGGGGCGCTATCTGGACCTGCGCCGCCGCAATGGTGAGGATGTCACGGCGGACAGTCCCCTCTTTGAGGGCCGCGGCCACCGGGGCCTGTCTCCCCGGGCCGTGCAGCGCCGGGTGACACACTACATGCGGCAGGTGGCCAACGCCCGGCACCTCAGTCCCCACCTCCTGCGGCACACCGTGGCTACCCATCTGCTGGACCGGGGCGCTGATCTCATGGCGGTGAAGGATCTGTTGGGCCACGCGTCCCTCTCGTCCACACAGATCTACACCCACGTAAAAGCCGAACAGATGAAAAAGGTTTACCGGCAGGCACACCCCCACGCCGGAGGGCAGCGCTAGGCCGTGCCCTTCGGACTGGAAGAACTCGGCATCACCTCGCCCGGCCAGGTGCGGCGCAACCTGCCCGTCCACCGGCTGGTGGAGGACATCCTCCGGATGGATGGCGGCCGCATGGGACCCGCTGGCGCCACGATGATCAGCACCGGCAAGTACACCGGCCGCTCGCCCGATGACCGCTACATTGTGGATGAGCCGTCCTCCCGGGAGCAAATCTGGTGGGGGCCCGTCAACCACAAAGTGAGCGGGGAGGTCTTCGAGGTCCTTTACCGGCGCGTGATCGATTATTATAACCGCGACGCCGACGGCCGTGGCGTCTACCTGTTCGACGGCCAGCTGGGTGCCGACCCCCGCTACAGCCTCAATGTCCGCATTCTCGCCCGTAAGGCCTGGCAGGCCCATTTCGCCGACAACATGTTCATCCGGCTCACCCCAAAACAACTTCAGTCCCACCGGCCCGAGTTCACCATCCTGAACGCCTCCGACGTCGTGGATGACCAGTGGCAGGCCCACGGCCTGAACTCCGAGATCTTCATCATCTTCCACCTGGGCCGCCGCATCGCCATCATCGGCGGCACCGAGTATGGCGGCGAGATGAAAAAGGGCCTGTTCGCGGTGATGAACTACCTGCTGCCCCAAAAGGGGGTGCTGACCATGCACTGCTCCGCCAACGTGGACCGTAACGGCGAGCACCCCGCGCTGTTTTTCGGCCTCTCGGGGACCGGCAAGACCACGCTCTCCACCGACCCCGACCGTCCCCTCATCGGCGATGACGAGCACGGCTGGTCAGACCACGGCATCTTTAATTTCGAGGGCGGTTGCTACGCCAAGGTTATCAATCTCGATCCCCTGGCCGAGCCCGATATCTACGCTGCCATCCGCTTTGGCGCGCTGCTGGAGAACGTGGTCTTCGACCAGGAAACCGGCGCCGTGGACTACAGCGATGCCTCCAAGACGGAGAACACCCGAGTCTCCTACCCCCTGGATCACGTCGGCAATTCACAGTCCGCCAACGGCCAAGCCAGCATCGCCGGCCACCCCGACACCATCATTTTCCTCAGCGCCGATGCCTACGGTGTGCTGCCGCCCGTGTCGCGCCTTAGCACCGAGCAGGCTATGTACCACTTCATCAGCGGCTATACTGCCAAGGTGGCTGGTACCGAACGCGGCGTCACCGAACCCCAGGCCACCTTCTCCCCCTGCTTTGGGGGCCCCTTCCTGCCGCTGCCGCCCCTCACCTACGCCCAGCTCCTCCGGGATAAACTCGAGGCGTCGGGGGCCAAGGTCTATCTGGTGAACACGGGCTGGACGGGGGGCACCGCTGACAGCGGCGCAAAGCGGATACCCATTCAGGCCACCCGGGCCATGATCACCAGTATTCTCACCGGGGCCATCGAACGGGCGCAGAGCGAAGTGGACCCGGTCTTTGGGACCCAGGTGCCGACCCAACTATCCGGCGTAGACGCCGCCCTGCTGCGGCCCAAAACAACCTGGCCCGACGGGGCGGCCTACGATCAGACGGCCCGCAAGCTGGTGCGTGCGTTCGATGCCAATTTTCGTAACTACGCTCAGGACCATTCCGATTTGATCAGTGCCGGACCAAACCTGGATTACGGCGCCTGAAGGAGTGATCATGCAGCGAGGAGTGAAAGATATCCGTATTGAAGTAACGGCCCGCCATTTCAAGGCGCCCAAGCAACTGCGCGATTTTGTGGAGAGGGAAGTGCGTGAGCTCCGCCGCTATTTTGACGGCCTCCTCGATTGCCACATCGTCCTGTCTAAAGACAACGGCCTGGAGGTGGCCGAAATTATTGCCCATTCCAAGGGCCACCAGTTCACCGTCACCGAGGCCAGTCAAAAAATGGACCGCGCGGTGGTGCTGGCCGTGGACAACCTCAAGTCCCAGATGCGTCGCTACAAAGACCGCCTCGTTGAGAAGTAAGCTCCAGTCCGGCCGGCCTGTCCCGCCAACGGCGGGGAACTTGTCCCGATCCATCGGCAGGCGCTGGCCCCTCTCCGGTTGCCGGTCCCTCACCGGTTCCCCGCTCTAGCGCGCCGCACATGCGAGCCCTCATCCCCCTGGCCGGACGTGGCACCCGCCTGCTGCCCCATTCGGCGGGCCGGCAGAAAGCCCTGCTACCGGTGGGCGGCCGTCCCGTGCTCGATCATATCCTCGAGCCCCTCGTGGCCGCCGGCGTCAGCGAGATCATCCTTGTGGTCGGTTTTTTGGGTGATCAGGTCCGGGAGCACATGGCCGGCTACGACCGGGCCAAGGTCACCTTCGTCGAGCAGACCTCACAGGAAGGGCTGGGCCACGCGGTCTATCTCGGCCTCACCGGCGGCCTGCCAACAGGCGCCGGACGGGGCGAGCCCATCGTCATCGTCCTGGCCGACACACTCTTCGAGCTGGACTACGCCGCGTTCCTCAACACGGCGAGCAATGTCATTGGCGTGGTAGAAGTGGATAACCCCCAGGCCTTTGGCGTAGTGCAGACTGAAGGGAGCCGCGTCATCGGCATGGTGGAGAAGCCAAAACAGCCCCGCACCAACCTGGCCATCGCCGGAATCTACCGCCTTGACGACACCGACAGCCTGCAGCAGGCGCTTGCTGCTCTCATCAAGGACGAGGTCAAAACCCGGGGGGAGTTCCAGCTCACCGACGCCCTCAACAACATGCTGGCCCGGGGCGAGCCCTTCCAGGTCCAGCGGGTGGAGCGCTGGCTGGATTGCGGCACCCCCGAAACCTTGCTGGCTACCAACGCCTATTTATTGGAGTCGCTGGGGGGCGCCTTCGTGTACCCCGATGCGGTGGTCGCCGGGACCACCCTGCGTGCCAGCTCCGTCATGGCCGGCTGCCTGATTTTGAATTCGACCCTGGACAACTGCATCGTCCTGCCCGGCGCACGGCTGGAGCGCTGCTCCATTCGCGGTGAGGTCATCGCGGCGGGTGCCCGACTGTCGGGCTACACCACCGGCGGCTAGCCGCGCAGACGAATTTTGCGATCGTCCCGGCCCGCAAATGACCGGCCAGTTACGGCCGCCAGGTGGTGCCTGGCCTGTAGCCGATGGTCAGCAGAAGCCCCGTAATCAGGTGCAGGTTGATGGTGCCCGCGTCGGCCGGTTTCAGCCCCGAATCGTTGTAGTGGCTGAACAGCGTGCCCGTGGCCTAGTGCGCCATGTAGCCCCCCGGCAGCACAGGCACGATGGTGGTGGTGAGAAATGGCGCCCGCGTAATGACCATCCACTTGAGCATGCGGGTCATGAAGCTGATATCGGGCTCCACGTTGGCAATATCCACATCTTCAAGCGGTAGGGTGACGCCGCAGAAACCGACCTGCACACCGTCCTTCATCGTCGGGGTGATCTTGATATGGGCAGCGCATTTCTCATTGACCGTGGTAAGGGAGACCGTATCACCTTCCCATTCTCCCTCAATGCTGGCCGTCGTCAGCCGGCCGCCCAGGGGCCCCGGCACCACCAGCCCGGGACTGGACAGACTCACCCGTTCCTTGCCGATGAGCTGCTCAGCTGTGTAGCCGAACAGGGCCTCCGACCCCTCGCTGATGGTCTCAATCCCGCCGTCCAGGTGGCAAGTGATAACGCTCTTAATTGTGTCGCTCATGAACCCGTCACTCCTACGGTTGGTTCGAGGTCGTATTTAAGGTGTCCCTCGGGACAGCTGGACACTCTCGTGCCGCGGTGTCGTCGGCCCATGTTGCGGGAACGCTTGCGTTGCGACCGGCATTGAACGGTTGCGCCCCGCTGCTGGCATTCCGCTGTGCAGGGAACGGGGGCCGGTCCCACGCCGCACCTGAACCGAGGATTGTATTGTTTCTCGACGGGGTTGCTTCTAAATTGATTCACACTATGGCACGCCTTCCCACGCGCCGCGCCGGATTGTGGCTCTCTGCCTTGCTGCTG
This genomic stretch from Candidatus Neomarinimicrobiota bacterium harbors:
- a CDS encoding nucleotidyltransferase family protein, producing MRALIPLAGRGTRLLPHSAGRQKALLPVGGRPVLDHILEPLVAAGVSEIILVVGFLGDQVREHMAGYDRAKVTFVEQTSQEGLGHAVYLGLTGGLPTGAGRGEPIVIVLADTLFELDYAAFLNTASNVIGVVEVDNPQAFGVVQTEGSRVIGMVEKPKQPRTNLAIAGIYRLDDTDSLQQALAALIKDEVKTRGEFQLTDALNNMLARGEPFQVQRVERWLDCGTPETLLATNAYLLESLGGAFVYPDAVVAGTTLRASSVMAGCLILNSTLDNCIVLPGARLERCSIRGEVIAAGARLSGYTTGG
- a CDS encoding tyrosine recombinase XerC, which encodes MPEQTTELLRTAADFLRHLAHGRRLSALTVKAYRRDLAEFARFIAGYDPARARDLVLIDRRTIRHFMGYLLERGLSARSVARKLATLKSFFRYLVLAEVLPASPTADIVTPRYNRYVPEFLTEGQARELMTLPPDDTLLGLRDRAILETFYATGLRLAELTGLQVGAVSFTRQTMRVTGKGDRERVVPFGEPAGRALGRYLDLRRRNGEDVTADSPLFEGRGHRGLSPRAVQRRVTHYMRQVANARHLSPHLLRHTVATHLLDRGADLMAVKDLLGHASLSSTQIYTHVKAEQMKKVYRQAHPHAGGQR
- the pckA gene encoding phosphoenolpyruvate carboxykinase (ATP), which gives rise to MPFGLEELGITSPGQVRRNLPVHRLVEDILRMDGGRMGPAGATMISTGKYTGRSPDDRYIVDEPSSREQIWWGPVNHKVSGEVFEVLYRRVIDYYNRDADGRGVYLFDGQLGADPRYSLNVRILARKAWQAHFADNMFIRLTPKQLQSHRPEFTILNASDVVDDQWQAHGLNSEIFIIFHLGRRIAIIGGTEYGGEMKKGLFAVMNYLLPQKGVLTMHCSANVDRNGEHPALFFGLSGTGKTTLSTDPDRPLIGDDEHGWSDHGIFNFEGGCYAKVINLDPLAEPDIYAAIRFGALLENVVFDQETGAVDYSDASKTENTRVSYPLDHVGNSQSANGQASIAGHPDTIIFLSADAYGVLPPVSRLSTEQAMYHFISGYTAKVAGTERGVTEPQATFSPCFGGPFLPLPPLTYAQLLRDKLEASGAKVYLVNTGWTGGTADSGAKRIPIQATRAMITSILTGAIERAQSEVDPVFGTQVPTQLSGVDAALLRPKTTWPDGAAYDQTARKLVRAFDANFRNYAQDHSDLISAGPNLDYGA
- the raiA gene encoding ribosome-associated translation inhibitor RaiA encodes the protein MQRGVKDIRIEVTARHFKAPKQLRDFVEREVRELRRYFDGLLDCHIVLSKDNGLEVAEIIAHSKGHQFTVTEASQKMDRAVVLAVDNLKSQMRRYKDRLVEK